In Brevibacillus brevis NBRC 100599, a single genomic region encodes these proteins:
- a CDS encoding inorganic phosphate transporter codes for MYTSLPLVIAVIILAVFFDFINGFHDTANAIATTVSTKALPPKIAICLAAIMNFIGALTFTGVAKTIGGEIADPTKLEFGVLVVMAALLAAILWNLITWWYGIPSSSSHALIGSLVGAVLASAGSAQINWTGFSKIFEALIVSPVIALVAAYLMMNLVYFIFSRIMVPPSKVNRGFRFFQIFTAALQSFTHGTNDAQKAMGIIVFALVAADLHTDTSTIPFWVQFICALAMGLGTSIGGWKIIKTVGGKITKIEPINGATADLTSSSIIFTFTQLGLPVSSTHVISSGIMGVGAAKRLKSVNWGVAKRIVITWFITLPISALLAAAIYLLLHVFI; via the coding sequence ATGTATACGAGCCTTCCTCTTGTGATTGCCGTTATCATTTTGGCTGTTTTCTTTGATTTCATCAACGGGTTTCACGACACTGCCAATGCCATCGCAACCACCGTATCCACCAAGGCTCTCCCGCCTAAGATTGCCATTTGCCTAGCGGCTATCATGAACTTTATCGGTGCCCTGACATTTACCGGGGTCGCCAAAACTATTGGTGGAGAGATCGCCGATCCAACCAAGCTGGAATTCGGTGTGCTTGTGGTCATGGCTGCTCTCTTGGCTGCGATTCTTTGGAATTTGATTACGTGGTGGTACGGTATCCCCAGCAGTTCGTCTCATGCTCTCATCGGCTCACTCGTAGGGGCAGTCCTCGCTTCCGCTGGGAGTGCGCAAATCAACTGGACTGGTTTTTCAAAAATATTCGAGGCACTTATTGTGTCACCGGTTATTGCGCTCGTAGCCGCTTACCTCATGATGAATTTGGTTTATTTCATTTTCAGTCGGATCATGGTTCCTCCTTCCAAGGTCAACCGGGGATTTCGCTTCTTTCAGATTTTCACGGCGGCCCTGCAATCCTTTACACATGGAACGAATGACGCACAAAAAGCGATGGGCATTATCGTATTCGCTCTCGTTGCCGCTGACCTGCATACAGATACCAGCACGATTCCTTTCTGGGTGCAGTTCATTTGTGCCCTCGCGATGGGCTTGGGAACCTCTATCGGAGGCTGGAAAATCATCAAGACGGTCGGAGGCAAAATCACCAAAATTGAACCGATTAATGGAGCCACTGCCGATCTCACCTCGTCTTCGATCATTTTTACCTTTACGCAGTTAGGCTTGCCTGTGAGCTCTACCCATGTCATCTCTTCCGGGATCATGGGGGTCGGTGCAGCCAAACGGCTAAAAAGCGTCAATTGGGGCGTTGCCAAACGTATCGTGATCACCTGGTTTATTACGCTGCCGATTTCTGCCTTGCTCGCAGCGGCCATTTATTTGTTGTTACATGTATTTATCTAA
- a CDS encoding DUF47 domain-containing protein — MLFTKSDALLDDLYEIAKNVHQTAIYFNEYKITSLETVKTFATEMKEYETKGDKLIHEIIVQINKTFITAIEREDVLDLAVKLDDVLDGLEFCASRLYMYDIMEPDQTMVQFGQLIEEATKQILLAIELLQKQKLSAMKEYIIRINDLESEGDELVRSSIRQLFKNSSDPIHIMQLKEVYEVLEDVMDHCEDVADAMESVIMGNS; from the coding sequence ATGCTTTTTACCAAATCGGATGCACTCTTGGATGACTTGTATGAGATTGCGAAAAATGTGCATCAGACGGCGATCTATTTTAACGAATACAAAATCACTTCATTAGAGACAGTCAAAACCTTTGCTACAGAGATGAAGGAGTACGAAACAAAGGGCGACAAGCTCATCCATGAAATCATCGTGCAAATCAACAAGACATTTATTACCGCAATCGAGCGTGAGGACGTTCTGGACCTTGCCGTCAAGCTGGATGATGTGCTGGACGGATTGGAGTTTTGCGCTTCGCGACTCTATATGTACGATATCATGGAACCAGATCAAACGATGGTGCAATTCGGACAACTCATCGAAGAAGCTACCAAGCAAATTCTTCTCGCCATCGAACTGCTTCAAAAGCAAAAGTTGTCTGCTATGAAGGAGTACATCATCCGCATTAACGATTTGGAAAGCGAGGGGGATGAATTGGTGCGGAGCAGCATTCGGCAATTGTTCAAAAACTCAAGCGATCCCATTCACATTATGCAGCTCAAAGAGGTTTACGAAGTGCTCGAAGATGTCATGGATCATTGCGAGGATGTCGCGGATGCGATGGAATCCGTGATCATGGGCAACTCTTAA
- a CDS encoding LysE/ArgO family amino acid transporter, with the protein MLEAILHGFVLAFGLILPLGAQNVFVFNQGALQPTLLRAMPVVLTAALCDTLLILLAVLGVSLVVLTVTWLKTVLYVIGFFFLVYMGYLTWRSRPDTEAGEKERFSAKKQIMFAASVSLLNPHAILDTIGVIGTSSLSYSGTEKWGFTVACILVSCFWFFGLSVAGRTAGRLDRSGKLQRGLNMVSAVIMWGVAFYMAAQLLIS; encoded by the coding sequence ATGCTGGAAGCGATTTTGCACGGTTTTGTGCTTGCTTTTGGACTTATTTTACCGCTCGGCGCACAAAATGTTTTCGTTTTTAATCAGGGGGCTCTACAACCTACATTACTTCGCGCCATGCCCGTCGTACTGACTGCGGCACTCTGCGATACCCTGCTCATTTTATTGGCAGTATTGGGAGTCTCTTTGGTTGTATTGACAGTCACATGGCTGAAAACGGTGCTGTATGTCATCGGCTTCTTCTTTTTGGTGTATATGGGATATTTAACGTGGCGTAGCCGTCCAGATACTGAGGCTGGAGAGAAAGAGCGCTTTTCGGCCAAAAAGCAAATCATGTTTGCTGCCTCTGTCTCTTTGTTGAACCCGCATGCGATTCTCGACACGATCGGGGTCATCGGCACCAGCTCACTCAGCTATTCGGGAACAGAAAAGTGGGGCTTTACTGTTGCCTGCATCCTCGTATCCTGCTTCTGGTTTTTCGGCCTTTCTGTAGCTGGTCGTACAGCAGGACGATTGGACCGGTCCGGAAAATTGCAGCGTGGTCTGAATATGGTTTCTGCTGTGATTATGTGGGGAGTGGCCTTCTATATGGCAGCCCAATTACTCATCTCGTAA
- a CDS encoding PadR family transcriptional regulator, with the protein MSDSSISSEIIRGHIDTIILRVLYDGDNYGYEIIKAIFKNSDGRYELKEPSLYTSLKRLESHKLIASYWGNESQGGRRKYYQVTEAGREAYERALASWKVAKELIDQLIERRDEV; encoded by the coding sequence ATGAGTGACAGCAGTATTAGCAGTGAAATTATCCGCGGTCATATCGATACGATTATTCTTCGTGTCCTGTATGACGGCGATAACTATGGGTACGAAATCATCAAAGCCATTTTCAAAAACAGCGACGGTCGCTACGAACTGAAAGAGCCCTCTTTGTATACCAGTCTGAAAAGATTAGAGTCACACAAGCTGATCGCTTCGTACTGGGGAAATGAGAGCCAGGGGGGGAGACGCAAATATTATCAGGTGACAGAAGCGGGGAGAGAGGCGTACGAAAGAGCCTTGGCATCTTGGAAGGTCGCCAAAGAATTGATTGACCAGCTCATCGAAAGGCGGGATGAAGTGTGA
- a CDS encoding permease prefix domain 1-containing protein — MESLQHHVDQLFQNYRGSKQIEELKWEVLSNLEAKVADLVADGLSLDEAVKKAKANLPSIDSFVGERRKIYILPLLQELLQLGLLYGLIAWIVTMPLRIWRMGIFLNYGLLAICILIGIVYLVLLGINRPASSHQLTHLNVRSAFLLRKTGWMLWALYIVGTLVFTTALYFGSNLWFSTPVNLTGPYQFANIAVGYALPFLSILIPLWLHSFPRLILKYDAGEGDDIAK, encoded by the coding sequence ATGGAGAGTTTACAGCACCATGTCGATCAGTTGTTTCAAAATTACAGGGGAAGTAAACAAATCGAAGAGCTCAAGTGGGAAGTATTGAGCAATTTGGAGGCAAAGGTCGCCGACTTGGTCGCAGATGGGCTATCGTTGGATGAAGCCGTGAAAAAAGCAAAGGCCAATCTCCCTTCAATTGATTCGTTTGTCGGAGAACGCCGTAAGATATACATACTTCCACTCCTGCAAGAGTTGTTGCAGCTCGGATTGCTGTACGGACTCATTGCCTGGATTGTGACTATGCCCTTGCGAATCTGGAGAATGGGTATCTTTTTGAACTATGGTCTGCTTGCGATTTGCATTCTCATCGGTATCGTTTATTTGGTCTTGTTAGGGATCAACCGACCTGCTTCTTCCCATCAATTGACCCACTTGAATGTGCGATCTGCCTTTTTGTTGCGAAAAACGGGCTGGATGCTGTGGGCGCTTTATATTGTCGGGACACTTGTGTTTACGACAGCCCTCTATTTTGGTAGCAATCTATGGTTTTCAACGCCAGTGAATCTTACTGGACCCTATCAATTCGCTAACATTGCTGTAGGGTATGCGCTGCCTTTTCTCTCGATCCTCATTCCGCTGTGGCTCCACTCCTTTCCGCGACTAATTTTAAAATATGATGCAGGGGAAGGTGACGACATTGCGAAATAA
- a CDS encoding DUF4825 domain-containing protein has translation MTTLRNKIILALVLIGVVLFMAIQIIIIPKNEAQSEQYQLAQQSPLTHDLESILPYKNKYMGATSNLVMFNHLPLSDRKRTFQLRPEKFTIEIHYEEKTTDIEAKLFKQAMLYNTVSAFALVDNLQTIEYRFPDTTIVATRVAMQGLFGENLASLLTKEKWRKSVQDKLRDDQFVEEGMKQLIKE, from the coding sequence GTGACGACATTGCGAAATAAAATCATACTTGCTTTGGTTCTCATCGGGGTTGTCCTATTCATGGCTATTCAGATCATCATAATACCGAAGAACGAAGCGCAATCGGAGCAGTATCAATTGGCTCAGCAAAGCCCGCTGACTCACGATTTGGAATCCATTTTGCCATACAAAAACAAGTACATGGGCGCTACATCGAATCTGGTTATGTTCAATCATTTGCCGTTAAGTGATCGCAAGCGTACATTTCAGCTCCGTCCGGAGAAGTTTACGATTGAGATTCATTACGAGGAGAAGACGACCGACATCGAGGCGAAATTATTCAAGCAAGCGATGCTGTACAACACCGTGTCAGCCTTTGCTCTGGTCGACAATTTGCAGACAATCGAATATCGCTTTCCAGACACCACGATTGTTGCCACAAGAGTTGCTATGCAAGGTCTCTTCGGTGAAAATTTGGCATCGCTATTGACGAAAGAAAAGTGGCGGAAAAGTGTGCAGGACAAGTTACGGGATGATCAATTTGTTGAAGAGGGTATGAAACAGCTTATAAAAGAGTAA
- a CDS encoding RNA polymerase sigma factor: MQEDIEQRISAIYHAHYQDVYYFLLHFTGNQNDAEDLTQEVFTRVLKGLAGFDGRVTLKTWLFSIAKHAAIDQHRKQKVKSFFSENWLMKLATKEGSPENVLTKRENVRELKQAIQKLAPHYRLVLILRCIEEYSVKETAEILGVSESKVKVNTHRALKLVKEMMDDTEEGGFLNEWARG, encoded by the coding sequence GTGCAGGAGGATATCGAGCAGCGGATCAGCGCGATCTATCATGCTCACTATCAGGACGTTTACTACTTTCTGCTCCATTTTACCGGCAACCAGAATGATGCCGAGGACTTGACACAGGAGGTTTTTACGAGAGTGTTAAAAGGGCTCGCCGGATTTGATGGCAGAGTCACTCTGAAAACATGGCTCTTCTCCATTGCCAAGCATGCGGCGATTGACCAGCATCGCAAGCAGAAGGTCAAGTCCTTTTTCTCAGAAAACTGGCTGATGAAGCTGGCGACCAAGGAAGGGAGTCCGGAAAATGTCCTGACCAAGCGGGAAAACGTTCGTGAGCTGAAGCAAGCGATCCAAAAGCTAGCGCCCCATTATCGTCTGGTTCTGATTTTGCGTTGCATCGAGGAATACAGCGTCAAGGAGACGGCAGAAATCCTGGGTGTATCGGAATCCAAGGTGAAAGTAAACACCCATCGGGCATTAAAGCTGGTCAAAGAAATGATGGATGATACGGAGGAAGGGGGCTTTCTAAATGAGTGGGCTAGAGGATGA
- a CDS encoding spore coat protein gives MPNQNQIANPQSGQLPQVKGPQMNDRDYLNDCLATCKYLTDNFNIAVREASHQQLYDDMLQILNETHQSARDAFNLMFQKGWYKLEAAEQQKLQQAYQQFSGYSTQFPYH, from the coding sequence ATGCCAAACCAAAACCAGATCGCCAATCCACAATCCGGTCAGCTGCCACAAGTAAAAGGTCCGCAAATGAACGATCGTGATTATCTCAACGATTGTTTAGCTACCTGCAAATACTTGACAGATAACTTTAACATCGCCGTTCGTGAAGCCAGCCACCAGCAGCTTTATGATGACATGCTGCAAATTTTGAATGAAACCCATCAATCAGCCCGCGATGCTTTCAATCTCATGTTCCAAAAGGGATGGTACAAGCTGGAGGCTGCCGAGCAGCAAAAACTCCAGCAAGCTTATCAGCAATTTAGCGGGTACTCCACGCAGTTCCCTTATCATTGA
- a CDS encoding ferritin-like domain-containing protein: MPSILSSKPFAQAPIPEPPKVISTKDLSYLKDALSWELIAFKKLHAFAQQATDPQVKQCLEQQGQMHQRHYQKLLSHLQNNNTAVMATIPQMQSQQQQSQQQQQMQ, encoded by the coding sequence ATGCCATCCATCCTGTCTTCCAAGCCCTTTGCTCAAGCTCCGATTCCCGAACCGCCTAAGGTCATTTCTACAAAGGACTTGAGCTATCTCAAGGATGCTTTGTCATGGGAACTGATCGCTTTCAAAAAGCTGCATGCTTTTGCACAGCAAGCTACTGATCCCCAGGTCAAGCAATGTCTGGAACAACAAGGACAGATGCACCAGCGACACTACCAAAAGCTGCTGAGTCACCTGCAAAATAACAACACCGCCGTGATGGCGACCATTCCGCAGATGCAGTCCCAGCAACAGCAATCACAACAGCAACAACAAATGCAGTAA
- a CDS encoding PLP-dependent aminotransferase family protein: protein MLTIDWKPDKSSDIPIYAQIVAYMKGKIAGGEWPINSKLPTQRALAQAFEVNRSTVVTALEELKADGFIEATVGSGSVVSNNTWSLLTTAPPPNWLGYVQAGAHLPNSPTIQDINRYEPDPRYIRLGTGELSPSLIPVAEMEEVMASLQGKMTHLGYSEPKGLLPLRQAISDHLRSRGIEASPASILVVSGALQALQLISIGILHRGSAILLEQPSYLFSLPLFPSSGMRLVGVPMDAEGISPQVLTRQKQAHNAALLYTISAYHNPTGISMSENRREQVLAACERERLPVLEDDVYGELWLDEPGPLPLKARDQSGLVLYLGSLSKTLSPGLRIGWIVGPEPVIERLADVKMQTDYGASAISQWVAREWLTSDRYSWHLDQLRAALRHRRDRMCECLARWFGDLADWHIPHGGFYIWLRLHQSVSMRKLFTEALAKGVLLNPGFVYDQTDSHHLRLSYVYAEEADMEKALYVIAQLLRGKG, encoded by the coding sequence GTGCTAACGATAGACTGGAAGCCTGACAAATCATCTGACATACCGATCTACGCGCAGATCGTAGCTTATATGAAGGGGAAAATTGCAGGTGGAGAATGGCCGATCAATAGTAAATTGCCAACACAAAGAGCGTTGGCGCAAGCCTTTGAGGTAAACCGCAGTACGGTGGTGACGGCGTTGGAAGAGCTAAAAGCGGATGGTTTCATTGAAGCAACCGTAGGCAGTGGTTCCGTCGTTAGTAACAACACGTGGTCCTTATTGACGACAGCGCCACCACCCAATTGGCTGGGCTACGTGCAAGCAGGTGCGCATCTCCCCAATTCGCCGACGATTCAGGATATCAATCGTTATGAGCCAGACCCGAGGTACATTCGTTTAGGGACTGGTGAGCTGTCGCCGAGCTTGATTCCTGTTGCGGAGATGGAAGAGGTCATGGCTAGCTTGCAGGGCAAAATGACTCATCTCGGATATTCGGAGCCAAAAGGGCTGTTGCCTTTGCGCCAAGCGATCAGCGATCATTTGCGGAGCAGGGGGATCGAGGCTTCACCGGCGTCTATTTTGGTCGTTTCGGGGGCCCTTCAAGCCTTGCAGTTGATATCGATTGGCATCCTTCACCGTGGATCTGCCATCTTGCTCGAGCAGCCTTCGTATTTATTCTCTCTACCTTTGTTTCCATCATCGGGAATGCGTCTGGTTGGTGTACCAATGGATGCGGAAGGAATCTCTCCCCAAGTGTTAACGAGACAAAAGCAGGCGCATAACGCAGCACTCCTCTATACAATTTCGGCTTACCACAATCCGACTGGGATTAGTATGTCAGAGAACCGAAGGGAGCAAGTACTGGCTGCATGCGAGCGGGAGAGGCTGCCTGTATTGGAAGACGATGTTTATGGAGAATTGTGGTTAGACGAACCGGGGCCATTGCCGTTAAAGGCGAGGGATCAGAGCGGGTTAGTCTTATATTTGGGCAGCTTGTCCAAAACGCTCAGTCCAGGGCTGCGGATCGGCTGGATTGTAGGTCCTGAGCCTGTCATAGAACGCCTCGCGGATGTAAAAATGCAGACGGACTACGGAGCGAGTGCGATTTCCCAATGGGTGGCGAGAGAATGGCTCACAAGCGATAGATATTCCTGGCATCTGGATCAGCTTAGAGCAGCTCTGCGACATAGAAGGGACAGGATGTGCGAATGCCTTGCTCGCTGGTTTGGCGATTTGGCAGATTGGCATATTCCGCATGGCGGTTTTTACATTTGGCTGCGTTTGCATCAGTCGGTCTCGATGCGCAAGCTTTTTACGGAAGCACTGGCAAAAGGGGTTCTGTTAAATCCGGGCTTTGTTTATGATCAGACGGATAGTCATCATCTTCGCTTGTCCTACGTGTACGCAGAAGAAGCCGACATGGAAAAGGCGTTATATGTAATAGCGCAGCTCCTGCGTGGTAAGGGGTAA